AGTAGAAGATAATATAGTAGAAGATAATATAGTAGAAGATAATATAGTAGAAGATAATATAGTAGAAGATAATATAGTAGAAGACAATATAGTAGAAGACAATATAGTAGAAGATAATATAGTAGAAGATAATATAGTAGAAGACAATATAGTAGAAAATAAAAAAATAAAAACTGATAAGGAAGAACTTCTTTTAATGCTGGAATATATTCAGAAGAAAAAAAGAGGTGAGGATGTATCAGGATATAATTTTAATGAAGATGACATCTTAGAGAAGCTGAAAGAGAGAAATGAGTAAGAAGCCAAAAGAGATAAAGTTAGGACAGTTATATTTAAATAGAGGAGAGTATTCAAGGGTTATACGTCTATTAGAACCTAAAGTACCTCTTTTCTTGGAAAATAAGGATTTCTACCCAATTTTAGGTAAAGCCTTTTTTTATACTGGAGATTATGCTGGATCGAAATTGTATTTTGATAGAGGACAGAAAATCCATTGGGATATTGAGAGTTCCCTCTATTTAGCTGTTTTAGGGCTAAAAAGAAGGGATTTTAATAGTGCTATTAGAATTTGGTTAGATATTCTAGATGAAGACCCAAGTAATAAAATTGCACAAAAAGGTTTAACAACTCTTAAAAAATACTCTACTATGGATGATCTAGAGAGCTTTATACACTCAAAAAAGCTAGATAAATTAGTTCCAAGAAAATTATTGCTACCAACTAGAGGTACAATTGTTTCATTAATAATAGTCAGTGTATTAGTTTTATTCTCAGTTCTGTTTGTAAAACTAGATTTAGCAGAACACTTTATAAATCTTAATATTTCAAAAAATAATTTAAATGAAGATCGTGTAGGAGTTATGGATTTTAGTCTAGAGAGCTTAGATAAGAACTATTTAGACTTTGAAAAACAATCCATTTATACTTTTAGTAGTGCACAAATAGAAGAGTACTTTAAAACAGCATCACTACTGTTTAAGCAAGAGAAGGATAATTTAGTTCTTAGTTACTTGAATCTTATAAAGTATTCAAATGCAAATGAAACAATAAAGAAAAAGGCTGAACTTTTAAGTGGTTATTTAGTTGAACCTGAATGGACTAGTTATTCTGATGAAATAGAGTATTTTGATGTAGCAAACAATATATATCAGTATGAAGGTTGTATTGTAAAGTGGAAAGGCAGATTATCAAATCTAGAAATTAAAGATAAAAAAATACACTTTTCATTTCTTGTAGGTTATGAGAACGGTAAAGTTCTAGATGGTGTAATTCCTGTAGAGTTAAATGAAAATGTTAAGATTCAAGAGAATCAACCTATTGAAGTATTAGGAAAAGTTGTTCTTAGAAACAACACTTTTTACCTTGAAGCAAAAACTGTAATGCAGTACATAGTTAAAAATTAAATGAGAGCAGTTATACAGAGAGTCAGAGACGCTAGTGTTAGGGTCGATAGTGAAATACAGGGTCAAATTGATGTTGGTTTATTAGTCTATGTTGGTTTTGATGTGGATGATGATGATAAAGATTTAGATTGGATGATTAAAAAGATTCCAAACTTAAGGGTTTTTAATGACATTGATGATGTTATGAATCTCTCTTCAATGGATTTAGGTCATGATATTCTTGTTATTTCACAATTCACTCTTCTTGCTAACTGTAAAAAGGGAAGAAGACCATCCTATGAGCGAGCAGCTAAACCTAATGAGGCAAGGTTAATGTATGAAAATTTTATTTCTAAGCTTAGCCAAACTGGTTTAAATATTCAAAGTGGAGTTTTTCAAGCTGATATGAAAGTTCAGTATCTCAATGATGGCCCGGTAACAATAATTTTAGATAGTAAAGAAAAATAAATTCTACTTAACATTTTTTTAGTAGTATGATACTTTGAATTAATACTAATTTTAAGTGTATTATATTATTAGAGGTGTATATGGCTATTGATGATAAAAAAGAAGATAAACTAAAAGCTTTAGAGGCTGCAAAGTTACAGATAGATAAACAGTATGGTAAGGGCTCTTTAATGCGTATGGGAGAGGCTGAAAAACTTAAAGTTGAAGTTATTCCTTCTGGTTCTATACTACTTGACGAGGCTATCGGTGTTGGTGGATACCCAAAGGGCCGGATTATTGAGATTTATGGGCCTGAATCATCTGGTAAGACTACACTGGCTCTTCATGCAATTGCGGAGTGCCAAAAGATGGGTGGAATTGCTGCATTTGTTGATGCAGAGCACGCTATGGATCCTGCTTATGCAAGAAATTTAGGTGTTAATGTAGATGACCTTTGGATATCTCAACCTGATACAGGTGAGCAAGCTTTGGAAATTACTGAGTCTTTAGTAAGATCAGGAGCTGTGGATATAATCGTAGTTGACTCTGTCGCTGCTTTAACTCCCCAAGCTGAAATTGATGGGGATATGGGTGACTCCCACATGGGACTACAAGCTAGACTTATGAGTCAAGCCTTACGTAAATTAACAGGAGTTATATCTAAGTCTGGATGTAGCCTAATTTTTATCAACCAGATAAGAATGAAGATTGGGGTTATGTTTGGGAATCCAGAGACTACAACTGGTGGTAATGCATTAAAGTTTTACTCCTCTTTAAGAATGGAAGTTCGGAAAATAGAGACTATGTCCAAAGGGCAAGAAGATGCTACAGGAAATAGAGTTAGGGTTAAGATTGTTAAAAATAAAGTAGCTCCTCCTTTTAGAAAGGTCGAATTAGAAATAATTTTTGGTAAGGGTATATCAGCTACAGCTAGTCTATTAGATGGGGCTCTTAAATTTGATTTTATACAAAAAAGTGGTGCTTGGTACTCATATAAAGATGCTAAAATTGGTCAAGGTAGAGAAAATGTTAAGATTTATCTTGATGAAAACCCAGAGATCTTTAATGAACTTGATATTTTAGTTCGAAAGAAAATATTTGGTGAAGTTACACCTATTGAAACTGATAAAAAAACAACAAAAGCTGCCGCTAAGCAGCCTGCTAACAAATAAAAATAGCCCCTTTGTGGGCTATTTAAACTTTTTCTCCTAACTCTTCCCATCTAGTATACTTATCTGTTAACTCCTTTTTTAGGTTTGAGTATATTTTACTGTTTTCTGATATAACATCGGGATTAGTTTCTTTGGTAAAACTCGATTCTAAATCTGAAATTTTATTTTCAATTATCTCTATCTGATTTTCAAGCTGGTCAAACTCTTTTTGTTCTTTAAAGGTTAAGCCTTTTTTATCCTGCCTATTTATCTCTTTAACACCTTTATTTTTATTCTTTTTTATCTCTTTTTTTTGCTCTGCCTTATATTCGGAATAGTCTGAATAGTTACCTGAAAAACCCTTGATATTACCATCACCATCAAAAATAAAAAGAAAATCAACAACCTTATCTAAAAAGTATCTATCATGGGATACAATAATTAAACAACCTGAATAATCTGTTAAAAAGTCCTCTAATAGTGTTAATGTTTGTATATCAAAATCGTTTGTTGGCTCATCTAGAATTAAAAAGTTTGGATTAGTAAGTAATATACTTATAAGATATAGCCGCTTTTTCTCACCTCCTGATATCTCAGAAATAAGAACATGGAACAGTGATTTTGGGAATAGGAAAAGTTCTAAAAATTGAGTTGGTGTTAAACTTCTACCATCATCTAGGGTTATTACACTAGCAATACTTTTTAAGAAGTTCATTACTGTTAAATCATTAGGTAGTTCCCGCCCCATTTGATCAAAGTATCCTATATGTGTATTTATACCCTTATCCACTGTACCACTATCAGTAGGTAAAGTTTGTGTTAATAAGTTTAAAAAAGTACTTTTACCAGAGCCGTTATCTCCTACGATACCAATCTTCTCTCCACGTTTAAATGTATAAAAAAATGGCTTTATTATTTTTTTGTTATCAAATGATTTAGAGATATTCTTTAATTCAAGAATTTTCTTTCCAAGTCTTCTATCGGTTATAGAAAAATCTGAAGAGGAGACTTCTAAGCTTTTGACTTGATCCATCATATCATAGGCTCTGTTTATTCTTCCTCTATCCTTACTAGTTCGAGCTTTAGGACCTCTCGCTAACCACTCAGTCTCTCTACGAAGTATATTGGATAATCTATTTTGTGATTTTTCTTCAGACTCCCTTCGCTCCTGTTTTTTCTGAATATAATATGAATAATTACCATTGTAAGAATAGATACTTTTATCATCTATTTCAATTATTCTATTGGTTATATTATCAAGGAAATATCTATCATGGGTAACTAATATTAGAGCCTTTTTACTTTTTACTAAGTAGTTTTGTAACCATGTTATTGTATCTATATCTAAATGGTTTGTAGGTTCATCTAGTAGTAGTAAATTATAGTCCTGTATTAGAGCGTGGGCTAGGGCTGTTTTTTTTAGCATACCCCCTGAGAGCTCACTCATCCTTAGGTTTTCATTATCTATTCCTAACTCACCTAGAATACTTTTTATTTTTGATTCAATCTCCCAGGCATCTAACTCTTCCATTTTTAAAGAGAGGGTGGCAAATCGATCTTCTTCATCATTACCCTTACTCATTGAGTCTAAGCAGTTATGATACTCTTTTATACACTCCATGATCGATCCTTCCGAATCTAAAATGTGTTCAAGTATTGTATGGTTTTTATTAAAAACTATTTTTTGTCGTAGATAGCTAATTTTAAGGTCATTATTTTTAGCAATATTTCCAGTATAATCCCTCTTTAAACCAGTCAATACTCTTAAAAGTGTAGATTTTCCACATCCATTAACTCCAACTAGTGCTAGTTTATCACCAGAATCTACGCCAAATGATACATTGTTTATTAATTCTTTATCACTTTCTATAAGGGATAATTTATCTATAGATATTAAATTCATAACTGACTTTAACATAACAACATAAATAACAATAGATAGGTGAATTAAATTCGCTTTTTTTTTGCTATTTTTTATAGATAAATATAGTGAAAGTGTACTAGAATACAGTTGATCGGAGGGGTTTATGAATCAAGATAAAGTAAAGGAAATATTATTAGAATTAGATAGTAGTGTTGAAGATTTTAGTGTTGTT
Above is a genomic segment from Thiospirochaeta perfilievii containing:
- a CDS encoding tetratricopeptide repeat protein, with protein sequence MSKKPKEIKLGQLYLNRGEYSRVIRLLEPKVPLFLENKDFYPILGKAFFYTGDYAGSKLYFDRGQKIHWDIESSLYLAVLGLKRRDFNSAIRIWLDILDEDPSNKIAQKGLTTLKKYSTMDDLESFIHSKKLDKLVPRKLLLPTRGTIVSLIIVSVLVLFSVLFVKLDLAEHFINLNISKNNLNEDRVGVMDFSLESLDKNYLDFEKQSIYTFSSAQIEEYFKTASLLFKQEKDNLVLSYLNLIKYSNANETIKKKAELLSGYLVEPEWTSYSDEIEYFDVANNIYQYEGCIVKWKGRLSNLEIKDKKIHFSFLVGYENGKVLDGVIPVELNENVKIQENQPIEVLGKVVLRNNTFYLEAKTVMQYIVKN
- the dtd gene encoding D-aminoacyl-tRNA deacylase — protein: MRAVIQRVRDASVRVDSEIQGQIDVGLLVYVGFDVDDDDKDLDWMIKKIPNLRVFNDIDDVMNLSSMDLGHDILVISQFTLLANCKKGRRPSYERAAKPNEARLMYENFISKLSQTGLNIQSGVFQADMKVQYLNDGPVTIILDSKEK
- the recA gene encoding recombinase RecA, whose translation is MAIDDKKEDKLKALEAAKLQIDKQYGKGSLMRMGEAEKLKVEVIPSGSILLDEAIGVGGYPKGRIIEIYGPESSGKTTLALHAIAECQKMGGIAAFVDAEHAMDPAYARNLGVNVDDLWISQPDTGEQALEITESLVRSGAVDIIVVDSVAALTPQAEIDGDMGDSHMGLQARLMSQALRKLTGVISKSGCSLIFINQIRMKIGVMFGNPETTTGGNALKFYSSLRMEVRKIETMSKGQEDATGNRVRVKIVKNKVAPPFRKVELEIIFGKGISATASLLDGALKFDFIQKSGAWYSYKDAKIGQGRENVKIYLDENPEIFNELDILVRKKIFGEVTPIETDKKTTKAAAKQPANK
- a CDS encoding ABC-F family ATP-binding cassette domain-containing protein, with amino-acid sequence MLKSVMNLISIDKLSLIESDKELINNVSFGVDSGDKLALVGVNGCGKSTLLRVLTGLKRDYTGNIAKNNDLKISYLRQKIVFNKNHTILEHILDSEGSIMECIKEYHNCLDSMSKGNDEEDRFATLSLKMEELDAWEIESKIKSILGELGIDNENLRMSELSGGMLKKTALAHALIQDYNLLLLDEPTNHLDIDTITWLQNYLVKSKKALILVTHDRYFLDNITNRIIEIDDKSIYSYNGNYSYYIQKKQERRESEEKSQNRLSNILRRETEWLARGPKARTSKDRGRINRAYDMMDQVKSLEVSSSDFSITDRRLGKKILELKNISKSFDNKKIIKPFFYTFKRGEKIGIVGDNGSGKSTFLNLLTQTLPTDSGTVDKGINTHIGYFDQMGRELPNDLTVMNFLKSIASVITLDDGRSLTPTQFLELFLFPKSLFHVLISEISGGEKKRLYLISILLTNPNFLILDEPTNDFDIQTLTLLEDFLTDYSGCLIIVSHDRYFLDKVVDFLFIFDGDGNIKGFSGNYSDYSEYKAEQKKEIKKNKNKGVKEINRQDKKGLTFKEQKEFDQLENQIEIIENKISDLESSFTKETNPDVISENSKIYSNLKKELTDKYTRWEELGEKV